The sequence AGATGTTTTTGTTTATAAGAACAAAAATTCCTAATTAGTTTGGCAACTTCCATTTCCTGTTTTCTTTCATTATCTTAGGAAATTCTAAATAAATGCCATATCTGTTCCTAAAGTATATATTTGAAGCATCTAAACATCATCTTTTTGCAGGTCATCCAACCATCTAAAATTATGCCTACCACAAACATGCTATAATACAAAACAAAATAAATAGAAGAACAGTACAGTGTACTCCTCGCCACTACTGCCCCTACAAATGTCAATGCACCCATGGCCCGCTCTACCCGATCCGAACCTGACCCGGTAACACGAGTGATGACCCCCGCTTCTTGATCCGTTAAGCCATTCGATCGGATCTGAGACATTGATCCATGCTCCATCAACCCTACAGTTTGTTATCGGATTCGGGTTTAGATTCCAGGAACATCACGCTCAGAATCCGACCCATTTCCATCCTACTTATCTCTTATTCAAAAGGAAATCGATACTTACCTTTAAACGTACGCCAAGACCCTTTTGTCAGGTCCTTCGTGGGCTCCATTTTGAGCTTCCAGTCTTCGCACGGGTAGCCGTCGGAGTCGGTCGAACTTATTGGACTGACCATGCGGCAGTAGTAATATCCTAATCCTTACAGGGGTGATTTTGTACATTTGGTCACGTCTGGACCTCAATTAAGCTGTCGTAACGAAAGAATGCCGATTTGCATTGTTGTTATCCGGTTTGCTTCGTTCTGCGTTCCTTCGTCCTCTCCTCATCCACACTCTTTGTTGCCGTCTTCTatccccgagagagagagaggagcttcTTGTGGGTGAAAGATGGATTCAGATGACGGCTCCCACGCCGCTATGTCGCGCGACATCGGCAGGAGAAAGAGGGTACTGGTTATTCTTCCTCCTCATCGATTCGTGCGATTCGATGCCAATTGCATGCCTCATCCGTTTCTTCTGCTGATCAGACCAACAGGTCCGCGAAATTGAAGCAGTGCAAACTCGATGCGAGGCGCGAGCAGTGGCTGTCGCAAGGTGCCCGTTCGATTCGTTTGCCGCTAGGGATTCGGTAGCGGGTTTTGGGGGGAACGAGTGGATTGAGTTTAGTTCCTTCGGAGATCGAAGGATCTCTCTTTTGGGGTATTAGTTTTTGGTCTTTTGGCGTCAAAATTTGATTTTGTTGTAGCTTTCCTGTTGATCTGCAGTGAAGAGCAAGGATTGCGTGGCGCGGAGCAGGGCACCTTCTGATTCTCCTCCTCTCCCTCATCCGACGCTCTCGAAGGAGTTAGGTCGCAGgccgaaggaagaggaggaggaggaggaggagcatcgGGATGAGGTGGGGCTTGATGGATCGAGCTTTCACGGCAGCGAGGAAGGTTCTCCGACTCACCGCAGCCCTCTTCCCGGATGCCCTAACAATAGTATTAGTAGCGGGAGCAGCTTTGGCTCCTCCTCGAGAAGCATCAGCGATGCCGAAGTGGAGGAAGATGATTCCGAGGAGAGAGGAGAAGATAAAGGGGAAGTGGAGGATTGGGAGGCCTTTGCTGATGCGCTGTCTGCCGATGAAACCAACCCGAACCCCGTAGCAACCATCCCGGAATCTACCGCAGCACCCGGAAACACGATCAAGGATCGCGGTGAGGGCTTGGAAAAGCCGGATGCTAAGCAGGCGGTGCACAGGGCTTGGAGGCCAGATGATGCTTTCCGCCCACGGAGCCTGCCCAACCTCTTGAAGCAGCGGAGTTTCCCTGCCAGCATGGAGCGGCACTACGCCTCAGCTGGGTGGGCTCAGCATGGCATCCTCTCCACACCATCTTCATGCCCCATCTGCTACGAGGACCTTGACCCGACTGACTCGAGCTTCCTCCCCTGTAACTGTGGCTTCCGCCTCTGCCTGTTCTGCCACAAGCGGATTCTTGAGGTAGACGGGCGGTGCCCCGGGTGCAGGAAGCATTATGCTCCTGCGGTGGGTGGTGAGGTGGGCACCGTGAGAGGAATGCCACCCTCGACTCTCCGCCTCTCTCGTTCTTGTAGCATGAGTTCAAGAACTTAGGGTGAGAGTTTACAGTACTTCTTCCGTTCTCTCTAGTGAGTATTCTCATTTAAGGAGCTATGGGTCTATTGTGTTTTCATTGTTATAGAGCATATGTTGAAGTTTCTCATAAGGAAAGCCATGTGAATATGGGCATAGGGTTTGGGCTTATAAGAACTGATTTTGTCAGCTTAGTGCAGTTAACATGCTCTGCTTCATTCACATGGATGTGTCTATGTGTGTGGACAGATAGATTTTATCATGTATAAAAACTGTTACAATCTGCTAATCATTGTAGGTTGAAGTTTGAACATTCTCTTATAATTGCTTTTGATTTTATACAGGGAAGATCATTTCGATATTTGTTTTATTGAGTTCTATTTTGTAGATTAGTTTCTAGTTTCTACTAATATATATATGGAACACATCCGTCACACTGCatcattgcatttttttttttctaaatgatgCTAGGAACTTATTGGTTGTGTTCCTACATTGGTACTGTGAATGATTTTTCTAGTGGTCTTCCTATCTCCTAATGCTTTTGTACATGCAGCGTAGCCGCATGTTTCTGTTATAGTGTACATTGCATTCCGAAAGGTGAAGAAAAGTGATGGAGTCGGAGGCGCATTGAGTCTGTGAACGAATCTGTCGAGCTGTT comes from Musa acuminata AAA Group cultivar baxijiao chromosome BXJ3-3, Cavendish_Baxijiao_AAA, whole genome shotgun sequence and encodes:
- the LOC135633788 gene encoding uncharacterized protein LOC135633788; this encodes MDSDDGSHAAMSRDIGRRKRTNRSAKLKQCKLDARREQWLSQVKSKDCVARSRAPSDSPPLPHPTLSKELGRRPKEEEEEEEEHRDEVGLDGSSFHGSEEGSPTHRSPLPGCPNNSISSGSSFGSSSRSISDAEVEEDDSEERGEDKGEVEDWEAFADALSADETNPNPVATIPESTAAPGNTIKDRGEGLEKPDAKQAVHRAWRPDDAFRPRSLPNLLKQRSFPASMERHYASAGWAQHGILSTPSSCPICYEDLDPTDSSFLPCNCGFRLCLFCHKRILEVDGRCPGCRKHYAPAVGGEVGTVRGMPPSTLRLSRSCSMSSRT